The Halichondria panicea chromosome 8, odHalPani1.1, whole genome shotgun sequence DNA segment TTCTTCGGTAAATTTCAAATTGTGATGAAGATTTCGCTTTGATTCTATCGAAGTGTGTGATCTTGTCGCGTACTACTTTTATTAAAGAACAAATATCATTTTCACGTTTTCCACTGAAGCTATCACGGATCACTTTGTCTTGGATGTGCACTTTCCAGTTGTTGTTGCGATACACCTTAGTTGAGTTTTCTCTAATGCATTTTCGTAATTCTTCATACTTTTCTGCATTAATGTCATCGAATTTATCACCTACATTTCTGTAAAATATGTGAAATTCTTCATCATCCCAAAAAAATGGATGATCTAAAACTTCTGAAGCATCTGGTCGTTCTTCGCCATTAAATGTCAACATAAGTTTGATCAAATCTTTGGCTTGTACCTTCATGAACATGTGCTCTAGTTGTAGCTCATTATCTTCCAGAATTGGCGACATCATGCCTAGAATCTTATCCTGGCATTCTTTCCGCTCAGACTTAGTAGTGATTGCTCCGAATGGATGCTTGCCACGAGTTAGTGCGTAATAGAATACACAGCCCATTGAGAATATATCCACAGCAGGTAATCTTTTTTCTTTACCCCAGAGCTCAGGGGCTACCCATCCCATTGTGCCATAATTTGTTTTGTGTTTTGATTCTGTTCCCGTTATATGCCCCAAATCGAAATCTGATATAATGAATCTTGCAGTGTCTCCTTCGTACTTTATAAGAATATTTTCTGGTTTGATATCTCGGTGTTGGACTTTTTTATCATGAAGGAACTTTAAGCCGTTTGCTAGCTGTTCTAGGCAGGATCCTCTACCTGTTGCCATGTATTTGTTAGCTATTTTGTTCTTGTTTAAAATAGCATCGTGTAGTGTTCCTTCACATACTGGGATTAATGCAATGTACCGATATTCCTTATCTGTTTCTGTCATTATGTACTGAATGACGTTGTTATGTGATTCTTCTTTCTTCGTGAGTTGGAGCAGTATATCAAGCTCTCGGATTTCATTTATGTATGGATTCAATTTACTTCGTTTAACCGCAACCGTTCTATTATCTCCACTTATTTCTCCTTTGAATACATTTCTTCCAATTTCTTTTGGAGAAAACTTTATTTTCCCCACAGTTTGGTGATGTATCTCGTTACTAACTTTTTCCTGTGTGCGTTCAACTTTGTGCGTATTTAGATTGTATATTTTGATAATACCTGTTGTAATAATAATGAGGATAGCACAATAAATTAAAAATGTAAAATTGTACTCAAGATCTTGAGATGTGTTGCATTCTTctgctggtgtgtgtgagagtaCTAATGTTGTCGATAAATTTTTTCGTAATAAACAAATATCCACTTTTTTTAATTTGTTATTCGATAGATCTAATGTTTTTATTTTGAGATTTATGAAGGCATTCTCTTCAATCGTTTCGATACTATTGTGTGATAGGTTAATAAATTCAATTCTTTTTAGGCCACTGAACGATTTCTTGTAAATTTCGTCGATTCGATTGTTATTTAAAATGATATGAGTAATATTTGGAAAAAAATGAAACATACCATTTCGTATTAAATTTATTTTTGTGAACTGTATGGAAACATTCTGAACTTCTTTAAATGTTTGTTTATGAATGGAATCCGAGTATCGGCTCAAGTAGCTTGTTGTAAAGTTGTTAATAGAGATGGTGATCAATTTTGTTAGATGAGAAGGAAATCTACCGAAATCGATAATACTCCAACTACCATCTCTTAAAATTAGATCAGTAGTATCCACTGACAGGTTATTAAAACCAATTAAATCTGTCTCTTCGAATTCAGTACATTCAACAACTTGCCTGTTGAGATATTGGTAACATGTACACTTCACTGGACAGTCTTGCTCCAAAGTAACTGTAAGATTGAATCCTATCGTCAGGACTAGAACGATAGTGGTTATGCTCAGAGGCTTTGTCATTTTGCTATATAGTCTTTATTAtgtttctatatatagctgtgtgtgtgtattatagTGATAAACGCTGCGTGTATTATTATGAATACCTTTAGCGGCTGCCACGGGTCAGCATGACCTTATTCCAAGCTGTGACCCCACCTGACCTCAGTTAATTGTATTCAACTGTTCCTGGTATGTGTAATTAAGACTTTGATCTCACATGCACGCAGTTCAGTATAATATCAGTTTTCGTCGATTGCGAATGACAATATACATAGACCCTTGCTCTCTGAAGTACAACCACCTCGATATATCGGCCATCTGCATGGTTGGGCACGGTTTGCTATACCTAGatatttactgcacaaaactcgccctgaaatgcggccactcgctattccgtatactggctgccccaaactgctggatatgacgttttggatGTGGTTTGACAGATAAATAGAGAGCGTAATGATTCATTATTCTCGAGATAGagccgcaaaattagtcattagattttgaggtaaggtcgtttttagcCGCAGCTATTTTCTAAAATGCgcccacctcgctattccggccaagctgcactgtcccaagggtggccggattgaCGAGAGTCAACTGTATTGTATAGCGGGTACTGtttagcgggtatatttcaagggtataaactttcgcggaatgactgtcagaaaggtttttgcggatttaattttcgctgaatagcagcctttctgcagggCGATATTGAATTCATGGGTATAAATGTCGTGGTAGATGCTTAGTCAGCGAAAACCTCGAAcatatttataccctcgaaatatatacCTGCGATAgcagaatagcagcctttctgcagcatgcgtGCATGCAATATTCGatgtataaatgttcgtggtagatgcttgatcagcaAAAACAACGAAcattataccctcaaaatatacccgctatacgatatataaAGTTTCGCGGAAAGACTGAATAAGTATTCGCGGATTTAACCTTCGTGGAAAGCAGCCTTtttcatgcatgctgcaaaaattCGTGGgcataaatgttcgcagtatattcagcaaaaaccacgaacattcataccctcgaaatatacccgctatatatacggcaTACAAACCTGATTGCTTTTCAACTATTGCGAATTGCATGCAAAGCATGGGAatttgcatgcgcatgcatgcatgctcactctttgcATACATGTGTTTCTTTCGATTGCGCAAACATTTGCAAAAGAACATCGCATTCGAAACCCGATATACGGTATGGCTCACTCTTCATGTTTCAAAGATgatgtacataattacaataattatatacatgactgtatacaaTGTGGATCATATCATAATTAAGTAAAAactcttatacatgtataattatactccataattatacgtatttATAGCTGTTCCAGTTCATCTTTCTTTTGAAATGTATACAGTTCCAGTTCATCTTTCTTCTGAAATGTTGTTTTTAGCAACTTCGGAAATTTCTCATTGAAATATCTTGCTACTCCTTCACTACAACAGTAGTACGTATGCTTTAGTTCCTCGCTTAGCTCATTAAAGTGCTCCATTGTATTTCAAATGTGTCTGAGAAGCTTGCAAATATCAGCTGTGTCAAAATGTTTATTGACATCACAGGTTACTACTACTTCAAGGTAAGATGTCTAATCTCCAGTGTAGACTTCACTTGAATTTACTCGTAGCATCCTTTGAAATTTTTCTTGCGCTTTGTCAACATTCTTTTTGCCAATATTGTTGTACAGATAAAAATTGCTGATTTCTTTGTCACTCCAAAACATAGGATGCTGTGTGATCCACTTTGTCTTGGGTCGCATTTTGTAGTCACACTTAATCATTGAATTGATTAAACCTTTTGCAAGTGCTGGTTTGAATTCTTTTGAACCTTCAATTGTCAACTGACTTAGTTGTGGCAGCTCTTTACCATTGCAAATATTTTTTTGGCACTTCTGTGTAGATTGTCAATTTCCCCAAAAGGATGACAACCTTTTGTTAAGGCATAATAGAACACACAGCCCATTGAGAATACAATATAATGTCTCCTCCTTCGTACTTTATAAGAATATTC contains these protein-coding regions:
- the LOC135340215 gene encoding serine/threonine-protein kinase/endoribonuclease IRE2-like, producing the protein MTKPLSITTIVLVLTIGFNLTVTLEQDCPVKCTCYQYLNRQVVECTEFEETDLIGFNNLSVDTTDLILRDGSWSIIDFGRFPSHLTKLITISINNFTTSYLSRYSDSIHKQTFKEVQNVSIQFTKINLIRNGMFHFFPNITHIILNNNRIDEIYKKSFSGLKRIEFINLSHNSIETIEENAFINLKIKTLDLSNNKLKKVDICLLRKNLSTTLVLSHTPAEECNTSQDLEYNFTFLIYCAILIIITTGIIKIYNLNTHKVERTQEKVSNEIHHQTVGKIKFSPKEIGRNVFKGEISGDNRTVAVKRSKLNPYINEIRELDILLQLTKKEESHNNVIQYIMTETDKEYRYIALIPVCEGTLHDAILNKNKIANKYMATGRGSCLEQLANGLKFLHDKKVQHRDIKPENILIKYEGDTARFIISDFDLGHITGTESKHKTNYGTMGWVAPELWGKEKRLPAVDIFSMGCVFYYALTRGKHPFGAITTKSERKECQDKILGMMSPILEDNELQLEHMFMKVQAKDLIKLMLTFNGEERPDASEVLDHPFFWDDEEFHIFYRNVGDKFDDINAEKYEELRKCIRENSTKVYRNNNWKVHIQDKVIRDSFSGKRENDICSLIKVVRDKITHFDRIKAKSSSQFEIYRRKGGVRMYYDTIFPRLLIEMYHADRTFQAQAQAST